Proteins from a genomic interval of Arachis hypogaea cultivar Tifrunner chromosome 10, arahy.Tifrunner.gnm2.J5K5, whole genome shotgun sequence:
- the LOC112715707 gene encoding dehydrogenase/reductase SDR family member FEY has translation MGTEDEAAPPSSSLVKKKKQGLGWIEWIRGWMVVVQEMLFQRIMASHLHNPMPLPPINDLTCIVTGSTSGIGREIARQLAQAGAHVVMAVRNTKAAQELIQQWQIDSEGFCIALNVEVMQLDLLSLDSVARFAEAWNARSVPVNALINNAGIFSIGEPQKFSKDGYEEHLQVNHLAPALLSVLLLPSLMRGSPSRIVNVNSVMHYVGFVDPEDMNVTSGKRKYSSFIGYTSSKLAEVMFSSVLHKRIPAEAGIGVVCVSPGIVQTNVARDLPKIVQAAYRLIPYFIFNAQEGSRSALFAATDPSVSEYCEMLRSDEWPVCAFISQDCRPANPSEESHEVQTQYEVWEKTLEMIGLPSDAVERLIEGQEVKCRYGQLQ, from the exons ATGGGAACGGAGGATGAAGCAGCGCCGCCATCGTCGtctctggtgaagaagaagaaacagggtttggggtggatagaatggATCAGAGGCTGGATGGTGGTGGTTCAGGAGATGCTATTTCAGCGGATCATGGCTTCCCACTTGCACAACCCTATGCCACTTCCTCCCATCAACGACCTCACCTGCATTGTCACCGGATCCACCAGCGGCATTGGCCGTGAAATCGCAAG GCAATTGGCACAAGCAGGGGCTCATGTTGTTATGGCTGTTAGGAACACAAAGGCAGCTCAAGAGTTGATACAGCAGTGGCAGATTGACTCTGAAGGGTTTTGTATTGCTCTCAATGTTGAG GTGATGCAACTTGATCTTCTCTCATTGGATTCTGTTGCAAGGTTTGCTGAAGCTTGGAATGCTCGCTCAGTTCCCGTGAATGCTCTAATTAACAATGCTGGAATCTTCTCCATTGGAG AGCCACAAAAGTTTTCGAAAGATGGTTACGAAGAACACTTGCAAGTGAATCATCTTGCTCCTGCTTTGCTCTCAGTACTTCTTTTGCCATCACTTATGCGGGGTTCTCCTAGTAGGATTGTGAATGTGAATTCTGTT ATGCATTACGTTGGCTTTGTTGACCCCGAAGACATGAATGTTACGTCTGGTAAAAGGAAATATTCTAGTTTTATTGGGTACACAAGCAGCAAACTTGCAGAG GTAATGTTTAGTAGTGTTCTTCATAAACGAATCCCTGCTGAAGCTGGCATCGGTGTAGTGTGTGTATCACCTGGAATTGTCCAGACCAATGTT GCAAGGGATCTTCCAAAAATTGTTCAAGCTGCTTACCGTTTGATACCTTACTTTATCTTTAATGCTCAAGAAG GTTCCCGGAGTGCGCTTTTTGCTGCCACAGATCCTTCAGTTTCAGAGTATTGTGAAATGCTGAGATCAGATGAGTGGCCCGTTTGTGCTTTTATTTCTCAAGATTGCCGTCCGGCAAATCCATCAGAAGAGTCGCACGAAGTTCAAACGCAATACGAAGTATGGGAGAAGACCTTGGAGATGATTGGCCTTCCTTCAGATGCCGTCGAGAGGCTTATAGAGGGACAGGAAGTCAAATGCCGTTATGGACAACTGCAGTAG